The Manis javanica isolate MJ-LG chromosome 6, MJ_LKY, whole genome shotgun sequence genome contains a region encoding:
- the PDIA4 gene encoding protein disulfide-isomerase A4, giving the protein MRPRKACLLILLLALAKLLAAAGAGEPGEDSSNKEDAIEEEEEEEEEEEEEDDLEVKDENGVLVLNDANFDNFVADRDTVLLEFYAPWCGHCKQFASEYEKIAGALKENDPPIPVAKIDATSESALASRFDVSGYPTIKILKKGQAVDYEGSRTQEEIVAKVKEISQPNWTPPPEVTLVLTRDNFDEVVNDADIILVEFYAPWCGHCKKLAPEYEKAAKDLSKRVPPIPLAKVDAIAETDLAKRFEVSGYPTLKIFRKGKPFDYNGPREKYGIMDYMIEQSGPPSKEILALKQVQEFLKDGDDVIIIGVFKAESDPAYQLYQDAANNLREDYKLYHTFSTEIAKFLKVSLGKLIVMQPEKFQSKYEPRSNVMDIQDSTQGLAIKDYVLKHTLPLVGHRKTSNDAKRYTRRPLVVVYYSVDFSFDYRAATQFWRNKVLEVAKDFPEYTFAVADEDDFATEVKDLGLSESGEDVNAAILDESGRKFAMEPDEFDSDALREFVTAFKKGKLRPVIKSQPVPKNNKGPVKVVVGKTFDSIVMDPKKDVLIEFYAPWCGHCKQLEPVYTTLGKKYKSHKNLVIAKMDATANDVTSDRYKVEGFPTIYFAPSGDKKNPIKFEDGNRDLEHLSKFIEEHATKQSRTREEL; this is encoded by the exons ATGAGGCCCCGGAAAGCCTGTCTGCTCATCCTGCTCCTGGCGCTGGCGAAGCTGCTGGCGGCCGCCGGCGCCGGGGAGCCGGGTGAAG ATTCTTCTAACAAAGAAGATGCCattgaggaggaagaggaggaggaggaggaggaggaggaggaggatgactTAGAAGTTAAAGATGAAAACGGTGTCCTAGTCCTAAATGATGCAAACTTTGATAATTTTGTGGCTGACAGAGACACAGTGCTGCTGGAGTTTTATGCTCCGTG GTGTGGACACTGCAAGCAGTTCGCTTCAGAATATGAGAAAATTGCTGGTGCCTTGAAGGAGAATGACCCTCCCATTCCTGTCGCTAAGATCGATGCGACCTCAGAGTCAGCGCTGGCCAGCAGGTTTGATGTGAGTGGATACCCTACCATCAAGATCCTTAAGAAGGGGCAGGCTGTCGACTACGAGGGCTCCAGGACCCAGGAAG AAATTGTTGCCAAGGTCAAAGAGATCTCCCAGCCCAACTGGACACCTCCACCCGAAGTCACACTTGTGCTGACCAGAGACAACTTCGATGAGGTGGTGAATGATGCAGACATCATTCTGGTGGAGTTTTATGCCCCATG GTGTGGACACTGCAAGAAATTGGCCCCTGAGTATGAGAAGGCCGCCAAGGACCTGAGCAAGCGTGTCCCACCGATCCCCTTGGCAAAGGTCGACGCCATCGCGGAAACAGACTTGGCCAAGAGGTTCGAGGTCTCTGGCTATCCCACCTTGAAAATCTTCCGCAAGGGGAAGCCTTTTGATTACAATGGCCCACGGGAAAAATATG GGATCATGGACTACATGATCGAGCAGTCAGGGCCACCCTCCAAGGAGATTCTGGCCCTGAAGCAGGTCCAGGAGTTCCTGAAGGACGGAGATGATGTCATCATCATTGGGGTCTTTAAGGCAGAGAGTGACCCAGCCTACCAGCTGTACCAGGATGCTG CTAACAACCTGAGAGAAGATTACAAATTGTACCACACTTTCAGCACGGAAATAGCAAAGTTCTTGAAGGTCTCTCTGGGAAAGTTGATTGTAATGCAGCCTGAGAAATTCCAATCCAAGTATGAGCCCAGGAGCAACGTGATGGACATCCAG GATTCCACGCAGGGGTTGGCCATCAAGGACTACGTGTTGAAACACACCCTGCCTCTCGTGGGTCACCGCAAGACCTCCAATGACGCCAAGCGGTACACGCGGCGCCCTCTGGTGGTCGTCTACTACAGTGTGGACTTCAGCTTTGACTACAGAGCTG CCACTCAGTTCTGGCGGAACAAGGTCCTGGAGGTGGCCAAGGACTTCCCTGAGTACACCTTTGCCGTGGCTGACGAGGATGACTTTGCCACGGAGGTGAAGGACCTGGGGCTCAGCGAGAGCGGGGAGGACGTCAACGCAGCCATCCTGGACGAGAGTGGGCGGAAGTTCGCCATGGAGCCGGATGAGTTTGACTCAGATGCCCTCCGCGAGTTCGTCACCGCCTTCAAGAAAG GAAAACTGAGGCCAGTCATCAAATCCCAGCCAGTGCCCAAGAACAACAAGGGTCCGGTCAAGGTCGTGGTGGGGAAGACCTTTGACTCCATCGTGATGGACCCCAAGAAGGACGTCCTCATTGAGTTCTATGCGCCCTGGTGTGGGCACTGCAAGCAGCTGGAGCCCGTATACACCACCCTGGGCAAGAAGTACAAGAGCCACAAGAATCTGGTCATTGCCAAGATGGATGCCACTGCCAATGATGTCACCAGTGACCGCTACAAAGTTGAGGGCTTCCCCACCATATACTTTGCGCCCAGTGGGGACAAAAAGAACCCAATTAAATTTGAGGACGGAAACAGAGATCTGGAGCATTTGAGCAAGTTTATAGAAGAACATGCCACAAAACAGAGCAGGACCAGGGAAGAGCTGTGA